A window from Aquabacterium sp. NJ1 encodes these proteins:
- a CDS encoding MAE_28990/MAE_18760 family HEPN-like nuclease: MKLRSLSEFSEALASLISWRKHELKNLQSFFRDQKAPLVPLVKSSLLLTYAHWEGGIKDMAETYLRYVERQRHLRKDLHVSFLALASLSAIRSCSGSKQLLPYVQTVDYIIHHHDDRYRLPNIQLIDTESNLSSSVLRNILLCIGQPEAWEDFEDKQRTIDTALLATRNSIAHTGRTDREDVPIEELLQDVLDLLERFKTLLENSAATKKYLHQATSDA, encoded by the coding sequence ATGAAGTTGCGGTCGCTCAGTGAATTCAGTGAGGCATTAGCAAGCCTGATTTCTTGGCGGAAGCACGAACTCAAAAATCTGCAGAGCTTTTTTCGAGATCAAAAAGCACCACTTGTTCCCCTGGTTAAATCTTCATTGCTTTTAACTTACGCTCACTGGGAGGGCGGTATTAAGGACATGGCTGAAACATATCTTCGATATGTTGAGCGGCAACGCCACCTGCGCAAAGATTTGCACGTCTCATTTCTCGCGTTGGCATCGCTTTCCGCCATTCGCTCTTGCTCTGGCTCAAAGCAACTATTGCCTTATGTCCAAACAGTTGATTACATAATTCATCATCATGATGATCGGTATCGCTTGCCAAATATTCAATTGATTGATACCGAAAGCAATTTGTCATCATCCGTTTTGCGCAACATATTGCTTTGTATTGGTCAGCCAGAGGCTTGGGAGGACTTTGAAGATAAGCAGCGCACGATAGACACCGCGCTTTTGGCAACGAGAAACTCTATTGCTCACACCGGCCGCACTGACCGCGAAGACGTTCCAATAGAAGAACTGCTACAAGACGTGCTTGACCTGTTGGAACGCTTCAAAACTCTCTTAGAAAACTCTGCAGCAACAAAAAAATATCTTCACCAAGCCACCAGTGATGCCTAA
- a CDS encoding DUF262 domain-containing protein: MSKIEQELSIAEQSLSTDSYSMSIGELISSYKNGEVEINPAFQRVFRWSDFAKSRLIESFLLGLPVPPIFVYQKPSGTWELIDGLQRISTVLQFVGELKDKQGNLVTPLTLTSTKYLPSLLGTYWKPSQENDPLAFPENLKLKFRKSRIDVKIILPKSNELSKYELFDRLNTGGSPATPAEVRNCLILMKDTRLFEWLEHLVNYPAFIDTTPLTDRQIEEQYRFELLTRFLVLQSTSPEEARNIDDLETYLNDKILRIADDATFDRLVEEQKFKDVFDRLSRIFEDNIFRRFNVEKNRFIGPFLLAAFEVIAIGVAINIENVRQHDDDWLTQRVRNLWANNLIRSIGMRSSQRMAQTLPIAREHFR; this comes from the coding sequence ATGAGCAAAATCGAACAGGAACTATCAATCGCCGAGCAGAGCTTGTCCACAGACTCCTACTCAATGTCGATCGGAGAGTTGATCTCTTCTTACAAGAATGGTGAGGTCGAAATTAATCCGGCCTTTCAAAGAGTCTTTCGATGGAGTGATTTTGCAAAATCACGACTGATAGAATCATTCCTTCTTGGCTTGCCTGTCCCTCCAATTTTCGTCTACCAGAAACCATCAGGCACCTGGGAGTTAATCGACGGACTTCAGCGCATTTCGACCGTTCTTCAGTTTGTTGGAGAATTGAAAGATAAGCAAGGTAATCTTGTCACCCCTCTCACTCTAACTTCAACAAAGTACCTTCCCTCTCTTTTGGGTACTTATTGGAAGCCAAGCCAAGAAAATGACCCATTGGCTTTTCCTGAAAACCTTAAACTAAAATTCCGCAAGTCGCGAATCGATGTAAAAATTATTCTACCCAAAAGTAATGAGTTGAGCAAATATGAGCTATTTGATCGACTGAATACGGGCGGTAGCCCAGCCACACCTGCAGAAGTTCGCAATTGCTTGATTTTAATGAAGGATACAAGGCTGTTCGAGTGGCTGGAGCACCTTGTTAACTATCCCGCTTTCATCGATACCACTCCGCTAACCGACCGTCAAATCGAAGAGCAGTACAGATTCGAATTGTTAACTCGATTCCTAGTATTGCAATCCACATCACCGGAAGAAGCTCGCAATATTGATGATCTTGAGACATATTTAAATGATAAAATATTGAGAATCGCTGATGATGCCACTTTCGATCGCCTCGTCGAAGAGCAGAAGTTTAAAGATGTTTTTGACCGCCTTTCACGGATTTTTGAAGACAATATATTCCGTAGATTCAATGTAGAAAAGAATCGATTTATTGGGCCATTCCTTCTTGCCGCTTTTGAAGTAATAGCGATTGGGGTGGCAATAAATATCGAAAACGTGCGTCAGCACGATGATGATTGGCTCACCCAAAGGGTCCGGAATCTTTGGGCAAACAATCTAATTCGCAGCATTGGAATGAGATCTTCTCAACGAATGGCTCAAACGCTCCCAATAGCACGGGAGCACTTTAGATGA
- a CDS encoding D-2-hydroxyacid dehydrogenase has product MPRPSVPACQVVFLDAGTLPCGLPFDQYLDAPLLSQLAYQAHERTAPAEVAARVAQAEVVVTNKVRLGAELLAQAPRLKRICIAAAGMDNVDLQAARSLGITVHNVPDYGSDSVAEHVLATLLALCRHLATYSAAATDGRWSASPHFCWHGPRILPVGGSTLGIVGRGRIGQATARLAQGLGMRVLFAQRPGREAAEDERPLDDLLAQCDAISLHVPLTPDTRGLIDTRRLALMKPDAVLINTGRGALVDPHALVAALRAQRLAGAAIDVLEVEPPPPDHPLLAPGTPNLLLTPHVAWASEQAQQRLAARLAEQVAQHLRERATQVQAQQPGAA; this is encoded by the coding sequence ATGCCTCGCCCCTCCGTACCAGCCTGCCAGGTCGTGTTCCTGGACGCCGGCACCTTGCCCTGCGGCTTGCCTTTTGACCAGTACCTGGACGCGCCGCTGTTGAGCCAGCTGGCCTACCAGGCCCATGAGCGTACGGCCCCGGCCGAGGTGGCCGCGCGCGTGGCCCAGGCCGAGGTGGTGGTGACCAACAAGGTGCGCCTGGGTGCCGAGTTGCTGGCACAGGCGCCCAGGCTCAAGCGCATCTGCATTGCGGCGGCCGGCATGGACAACGTGGACCTGCAGGCCGCACGCAGCCTGGGCATCACGGTGCACAACGTGCCGGACTATGGCAGCGACTCGGTGGCCGAGCATGTGCTGGCCACGCTGCTGGCCTTGTGCCGGCACCTGGCCACGTACAGCGCGGCGGCCACGGATGGGCGTTGGTCGGCCTCGCCGCACTTTTGCTGGCATGGGCCGCGCATCCTGCCGGTGGGCGGCTCGACGCTGGGCATCGTCGGGCGCGGGCGCATCGGGCAGGCCACGGCGCGGCTGGCGCAAGGCCTGGGCATGCGGGTGCTGTTTGCGCAGCGCCCTGGTCGCGAGGCCGCTGAAGACGAGCGCCCGCTGGATGACTTGCTGGCGCAGTGCGATGCCATCAGCCTGCATGTGCCACTCACACCCGATACACGTGGCTTGATCGACACCCGCCGCCTGGCCTTGATGAAGCCCGATGCCGTGTTGATCAACACCGGCCGTGGTGCCCTGGTGGACCCGCATGCGCTGGTGGCCGCCTTGCGCGCACAGCGCCTGGCCGGTGCCGCCATCGACGTGCTGGAGGTTGAGCCCCCGCCACCCGATCACCCTTTGCTGGCGCCAGGCACGCCCAACCTCTTGCTGACGCCGCATGTGGCCTGGGCCAGCGAGCAAGCGCAGCAGCGCCTGGCAGCGCGCCTGGCCGAGCAGGTGGCGCAGCATCTGCGTGAACGCGCCACGCAGGTGCAGGCCCAGCAGCCGGGGGCGGCATGA
- a CDS encoding glycerate kinase encodes MSSPGKNPPDLLRHLYSVAVARAHPAVVLPAHLPSPPKGRTVVIGAGKASGAMARALDAAWPADRSLSGVVVTRYGHVPPNEGAPARITVLEAAHPVPDEAGLHATHAIVAALQGLTADDLVIALMSGGGSALLTLPLPGWALMDEQDLHRQLLRCGAPIADMNTVRRHLSAIKGGRLAALCGPAPMLTLAISDVPGDRLADIASGPTVPDPSTCADALAVIDRYGLALPAALIGQLRRGELETPKPGDTLFAHHRARLIATPQDMLEAAAQAAREAGLQAHILSDRMEGEARAVGQVHAALAMQVARHQQPFKPPCVLLSGGEATVTLDAIAQQTGSGGRCSELMLSAALALQGESGVFMLAADTDGIDGHSEAAGAFITPDTLARAQAQGLDARAMLQTHDSGRFFEVLGDRVLPGPTFTNVNDFRAVLIT; translated from the coding sequence ATGAGCTCGCCCGGCAAGAACCCGCCCGACTTGCTGCGGCATCTCTACAGCGTGGCCGTGGCCCGCGCGCACCCGGCGGTGGTGCTGCCCGCGCATTTGCCCTCGCCGCCCAAGGGCCGCACGGTGGTGATCGGGGCGGGCAAGGCCAGTGGGGCCATGGCGCGTGCGCTTGATGCGGCCTGGCCTGCAGACCGGTCGCTGAGTGGCGTGGTGGTCACGCGGTATGGGCATGTGCCGCCCAACGAAGGGGCACCAGCCCGCATCACCGTGCTGGAGGCCGCCCACCCCGTGCCGGACGAGGCCGGCTTGCACGCCACACACGCCATCGTGGCCGCCTTGCAAGGCCTCACGGCCGATGACCTGGTGATCGCCTTGATGTCCGGTGGTGGTTCGGCCCTGCTCACGCTGCCGCTGCCCGGCTGGGCCTTGATGGACGAGCAGGACCTGCACCGCCAGCTCTTGCGTTGCGGTGCGCCCATCGCCGACATGAACACGGTGCGCCGCCACTTGTCGGCCATCAAGGGTGGGCGTCTGGCCGCGCTGTGCGGGCCCGCACCCATGCTGACCCTGGCCATCTCGGATGTGCCGGGCGACCGCCTGGCGGACATCGCCAGCGGCCCTACCGTGCCCGATCCTTCCACCTGTGCCGATGCCCTCGCGGTGATCGACCGTTATGGCCTGGCCCTGCCCGCCGCCCTCATCGGTCAATTACGGCGTGGTGAGCTGGAAACGCCCAAGCCGGGTGACACCCTGTTTGCGCACCACCGTGCCCGTTTGATTGCCACCCCCCAGGACATGCTGGAAGCCGCCGCGCAAGCTGCGCGTGAGGCCGGTTTGCAGGCCCACATCCTGAGCGACCGCATGGAAGGCGAGGCCCGCGCCGTGGGCCAGGTGCACGCCGCCCTGGCCATGCAGGTGGCGCGCCATCAACAGCCCTTCAAGCCGCCTTGCGTGCTGCTCTCGGGTGGTGAGGCCACGGTCACGCTGGACGCCATCGCGCAGCAAACCGGCAGTGGCGGGCGGTGCTCGGAGCTGATGCTCAGTGCCGCGCTGGCTTTGCAAGGTGAGTCGGGCGTCTTCATGCTGGCGGCCGACACCGATGGCATCGACGGCCACAGCGAGGCCGCCGGCGCTTTCATCACCCCGGACACCTTGGCGCGCGCACAAGCACAAGGCCTGGATGCCCGCGCCATGCTGCAAACGCATGATTCCGGCCGCTTCTTCGAGGTGCTGGGCGACCGCGTGCTGCCCGGCCCCACGTTCACCAACGTGAACGACTTTCGCGCCGTGTTGATCACCTGA
- a CDS encoding PEP-CTERM sorting domain-containing protein: MRTIVAGAVMAIVSLSAQAYEFDFTARVTYTDGSLSGVSSGTVFSGHFLGNDPVNDYGGLPAPYDTMMAEYAFGSGGVTANIGGHSVSAQNPSVRIYDNMGGNVEDGFSMSSGYTMSVDGVTYDSGAFGFNLTTKPGNTGVINGMGLPGSVDVSAFDGHSSLTYGFMQRDGSQTGAILGFEVLSVSVVPEPSSMALMGLGVAALVAAARRRQRRG, from the coding sequence ATGCGCACCATCGTCGCAGGCGCCGTCATGGCCATCGTCAGCCTTTCGGCTCAAGCTTACGAATTCGATTTCACAGCCCGCGTCACCTACACGGACGGCAGCCTCAGTGGCGTCAGCAGTGGCACCGTGTTCAGCGGCCACTTTCTGGGCAACGACCCGGTCAATGACTACGGGGGCTTGCCCGCGCCCTACGACACCATGATGGCCGAATACGCATTCGGCTCGGGCGGCGTCACGGCCAACATTGGTGGCCACAGCGTGAGCGCACAGAACCCGTCTGTCCGCATCTACGACAACATGGGCGGCAATGTGGAAGACGGCTTCAGCATGAGCAGTGGCTACACCATGTCTGTGGATGGCGTGACCTATGACTCGGGGGCTTTTGGCTTCAACCTGACCACCAAGCCCGGCAACACCGGTGTGATCAACGGCATGGGCCTGCCCGGCAGCGTTGATGTCAGCGCCTTTGATGGCCACTCGTCGCTGACCTATGGCTTCATGCAGCGCGATGGCTCGCAGACCGGGGCCATCCTGGGCTTCGAGGTGCTGTCCGTGAGCGTGGTGCCCGAGCCTTCATCCATGGCCTTGATGGGCCTGGGCGTGGCGGCACTGGTGGCCGCGGCCCGTCGCCGTCAGCGTCGGGGCTGA
- a CDS encoding PAS domain-containing sensor histidine kinase: MPNAEPFRSMTEAAPPSPPSDVRHSHQVPDFMHMLVDHVPAMLAYWGADLRCRFANKAYKTWFGVDPAGLIGTHIKDLLGPELFALNEPYIRGALRGEEQLFERVVPGKDGVQRHSLATYIPDMVDGKAVGFMSHVTEVTKLKEAEAALRAQVAEREHAYECLRQSETALREAQQLGQIGSWELDLDTNAPRWSDEMYRIFGLDPSQPLPPYTERAHLYPPESWARLTRQIEHTTRTGEPYLIELAYFKPGGGIGWVEARGMAVRNPQGHIFKLAGTLMEVTERHHVEEARVQRDVALAANRNKTMLLSRVSHELRTPLNGIMGYAQLNLMQPGLDATQRQRNEIILQCGQHMVELVDDMLDLSGAELGRITVQRAALDLAPLVEASLLHFGPLADAMRVELVNRLVPHEAFHAMADPMRAQQVINHLVSNAIKYNRPEGRVTVSAHRSDTHIDIRVEDTGVGLTAQQLARLFTPFDRLGAEATSVEGTGVGLALSKVLVDLMGGELLVESQPGKGSAFTLRLARSAATNH, encoded by the coding sequence ATGCCGAATGCGGAGCCCTTCAGATCGATGACCGAAGCGGCGCCGCCATCGCCCCCCAGTGATGTACGGCACAGCCACCAGGTCCCCGATTTCATGCACATGCTGGTGGACCACGTGCCCGCCATGCTGGCCTACTGGGGCGCCGACCTGCGCTGCCGCTTTGCCAACAAGGCCTACAAGACATGGTTTGGCGTGGACCCGGCAGGCCTGATCGGCACCCACATCAAAGACCTGCTTGGCCCTGAACTGTTCGCGCTCAACGAGCCCTACATCCGGGGCGCCTTGCGTGGCGAGGAGCAGCTCTTCGAGCGGGTCGTACCGGGGAAGGACGGCGTGCAGCGCCACAGCCTGGCCACCTACATCCCCGACATGGTCGACGGCAAGGCTGTCGGCTTCATGAGCCACGTCACCGAGGTCACCAAACTGAAAGAGGCCGAAGCCGCCTTGCGCGCCCAGGTCGCCGAACGCGAGCACGCCTACGAATGCCTGCGCCAGAGCGAAACCGCCCTGCGTGAGGCGCAGCAACTGGGCCAGATCGGCAGCTGGGAGCTGGATCTCGACACCAATGCGCCGAGGTGGTCTGACGAGATGTACCGCATCTTCGGCCTTGACCCCTCCCAGCCGCTGCCCCCCTACACCGAACGCGCACACCTCTACCCCCCCGAGAGCTGGGCACGCCTGACCCGGCAGATCGAGCACACCACCCGGACTGGTGAGCCCTACCTGATCGAGCTGGCGTACTTCAAGCCTGGCGGCGGCATCGGGTGGGTCGAAGCTCGCGGCATGGCTGTGCGCAACCCGCAAGGCCACATCTTCAAACTGGCCGGCACCCTGATGGAGGTCACCGAGCGGCACCACGTGGAAGAGGCGCGTGTGCAACGCGACGTGGCCCTCGCCGCCAACCGCAACAAGACGATGCTGCTCTCACGCGTGAGCCACGAATTGCGCACACCGCTCAACGGCATCATGGGTTATGCCCAGCTCAACCTGATGCAACCCGGCCTGGACGCCACGCAGCGGCAACGCAACGAGATCATCCTGCAATGCGGCCAGCACATGGTCGAACTGGTGGACGACATGCTGGACTTGTCCGGTGCGGAGCTGGGGCGCATCACCGTTCAACGCGCGGCCCTGGACCTGGCGCCACTTGTGGAAGCCAGCCTGCTGCACTTCGGCCCCCTGGCCGATGCCATGCGGGTGGAACTGGTCAACCGCCTGGTGCCGCATGAAGCCTTTCATGCCATGGCTGACCCGATGAGGGCCCAGCAGGTCATCAACCACCTGGTGTCCAACGCCATCAAGTACAACCGCCCCGAAGGCCGCGTGACCGTGTCAGCCCACCGCAGCGACACGCACATCGACATCCGCGTGGAAGACACCGGCGTCGGGCTGACCGCCCAGCAGCTAGCACGGCTGTTCACCCCGTTTGACCGCCTGGGCGCCGAAGCCACGAGCGTGGAAGGCACCGGCGTGGGCCTGGCCCTGAGCAAGGTGCTGGTGGACTTGATGGGCGGCGAGCTGCTGGTGGAAAGCCAGCCCGGCAAGGGCTCGGCCTTCACGCTCAGGCTGGCACGCAGCGCGGCCACCAACCACTGA
- a CDS encoding PH domain-containing protein, whose translation MALIRYKKTELAFTNKRVIAKFGFISRHTVEIYLSKVESLQVSQGIFGRIFDFGTLIISGAGNPRAPIPGIDSPMLLRRLLMEFQDRSGKAL comes from the coding sequence ATGGCATTGATTCGATACAAGAAGACTGAATTGGCGTTCACGAACAAGCGTGTGATCGCGAAATTTGGTTTCATCAGCCGCCATACCGTTGAAATCTACCTTTCGAAGGTAGAAAGCCTTCAAGTCAGCCAAGGCATATTCGGGCGGATCTTTGACTTCGGCACCTTGATCATCTCCGGCGCAGGCAATCCACGAGCCCCCATTCCGGGTATCGATAGTCCGATGCTGCTTCGTCGGTTGCTCATGGAGTTTCAAGATCGCTCGGGAAAAGCATTGTGA
- a CDS encoding transglutaminase family protein — MQPYLAPSTYIDFDHPTVAAQAAALAEGLQRAPLALVKRCFEFVRDEIQHSGDAMRNPVTCKASDVLQHRTGYCYAKSHLLAALLRANGIPTGLCYQRLSVGDQGAPYCLHGLNAVYLPKFGWYRVDARGNKPGVNAQFTPPQEALAFTLQDPMERDLPEIWAEPLPVVVQALLAHDDVGELSRKLPDVPLLAASQTRDSRHT, encoded by the coding sequence ATGCAACCCTATCTGGCCCCCAGCACCTACATCGACTTTGATCACCCCACCGTGGCCGCCCAGGCTGCGGCCTTGGCCGAGGGCCTGCAGCGCGCGCCACTGGCCCTGGTCAAACGCTGCTTCGAGTTCGTGCGCGACGAGATTCAGCACAGCGGGGACGCCATGCGCAACCCGGTGACCTGCAAAGCCTCGGATGTGCTCCAGCACCGCACCGGCTATTGCTACGCCAAGAGCCATTTGCTGGCCGCCCTGTTGCGCGCCAATGGCATCCCCACGGGCCTGTGTTACCAGCGCCTGTCTGTGGGCGACCAGGGCGCGCCGTATTGCCTGCATGGCCTCAATGCCGTTTACCTGCCCAAGTTCGGCTGGTACCGGGTGGATGCGCGTGGCAACAAACCCGGCGTCAACGCGCAGTTCACGCCCCCGCAGGAGGCCCTGGCTTTTACCCTGCAAGACCCGATGGAGCGCGACCTGCCCGAGATCTGGGCCGAGCCCTTGCCTGTGGTGGTGCAGGCGCTGCTCGCACACGACGATGTGGGCGAGTTGTCGCGCAAGCTGCCTGATGTGCCCTTGCTGGCTGCATCCCAGACTAGGGATAGCCGGCACACCTGA
- a CDS encoding DUF427 domain-containing protein, which translates to MKAIWNGVTVAESDDIVTVEGNHYFPEHALKKEYTTFSNHRTSCVWKGQAHYMSLLVNGDMKPDAIWHYPEPTEAAQEIKGRVAFGPGVQIVE; encoded by the coding sequence ATGAAAGCCATCTGGAACGGCGTGACCGTGGCCGAAAGCGATGACATCGTCACCGTGGAAGGCAACCACTACTTCCCCGAGCATGCGCTCAAAAAGGAATACACCACCTTCAGCAACCACCGCACCAGCTGCGTGTGGAAGGGCCAGGCGCATTACATGAGCCTGCTGGTCAACGGCGACATGAAGCCCGACGCCATCTGGCACTACCCCGAGCCCACCGAGGCCGCGCAGGAGATCAAAGGCCGCGTGGCCTTCGGCCCCGGCGTGCAGATCGTGGAGTGA
- a CDS encoding CopG family ribbon-helix-helix protein: MPSPDTRVMTAHVPLPLAEQVDQLATRLDRSRGWVLKQALAAFVDREAERYRMTLEAMDDVDAKRGLSHQDVKAWAATLGTDEQGPLPE; encoded by the coding sequence ATGCCCTCGCCGGACACCCGCGTAATGACGGCCCACGTGCCACTGCCACTGGCAGAACAAGTCGACCAGCTTGCTACCAGGCTGGATCGTTCCAGGGGTTGGGTGCTCAAGCAAGCGCTGGCCGCCTTCGTGGACCGCGAGGCAGAGCGCTACCGCATGACCTTGGAGGCCATGGATGACGTGGATGCCAAGCGTGGGTTAAGCCACCAAGACGTGAAGGCGTGGGCCGCAACGTTGGGTACTGACGAGCAGGGGCCATTGCCTGAATGA
- a CDS encoding GlsB/YeaQ/YmgE family stress response membrane protein, whose amino-acid sequence MSLLWFLIVGVVAGWLAGKLVRGGGFGLVGDLAVGVVGAFIGGFLFNALGASAGGGLIGSIVVATIGAVVLLVVVRLIKQA is encoded by the coding sequence ATGAGTCTGCTCTGGTTTCTTATCGTCGGCGTGGTCGCTGGCTGGTTGGCTGGCAAATTGGTCAGGGGTGGCGGTTTTGGGCTGGTGGGCGACCTGGCCGTGGGTGTCGTTGGCGCCTTCATCGGCGGGTTCCTCTTCAACGCGCTGGGGGCCTCGGCCGGCGGGGGGCTGATCGGCAGCATCGTCGTGGCGACGATCGGTGCCGTGGTGCTGCTGGTGGTGGTGCGCCTGATCAAGCAGGCCTGA
- a CDS encoding type II toxin-antitoxin system RelE/ParE family toxin: MTINWTSAAHGDLVRLYEFLRPVNQQAAARVVRRLTEGPDLLLSQPRIGTRLTEFEPREVRYILVGDYEMRYEISANGDIWILRLWHTRALR; this comes from the coding sequence ATGACGATCAACTGGACCAGCGCAGCCCACGGGGATCTGGTGCGGTTGTATGAATTCTTGCGCCCGGTGAACCAGCAAGCAGCAGCGCGAGTGGTACGCAGGTTGACCGAGGGGCCAGACCTGCTGCTTTCCCAACCAAGGATCGGCACGAGGCTGACGGAATTCGAACCTCGGGAGGTGCGGTATATCCTCGTTGGCGACTATGAAATGCGGTACGAAATATCTGCCAACGGGGATATCTGGATCTTGCGCTTGTGGCACACGCGAGCGCTTCGTTGA
- a CDS encoding START domain-containing protein, translating into MLLACMLLTPFMARADQSVWTLDGDSNGIAIYTRQLPGNPLKDFKGVMEINAPIKQVVATLADVSTMHEWFFLLREARFLQGQGPNDAYVYMAINGIWPVRSRDVVAHVKVRQDPDTLAIYVDVESKDGILPPQAEHVRMPNLKSSWTLRPLSPTRTAVELEGHGDPGGAIPTGLANMVVTTVPRQSMDKMRQYVMKAHYVDPEKLYAQSPPLRQLGKRLVFPS; encoded by the coding sequence ATGCTGCTGGCCTGCATGCTGCTGACGCCCTTCATGGCCCGGGCGGACCAGAGCGTGTGGACGCTGGACGGCGACAGCAATGGCATTGCGATCTACACCCGCCAGTTGCCCGGCAACCCGCTCAAGGACTTCAAGGGCGTGATGGAGATCAACGCGCCCATCAAGCAGGTGGTGGCCACACTGGCCGACGTGTCCACCATGCACGAGTGGTTCTTCCTGCTGCGCGAGGCCCGCTTCCTGCAGGGCCAGGGGCCCAATGATGCCTATGTGTACATGGCCATCAACGGCATCTGGCCGGTGCGCTCGCGCGATGTGGTGGCGCACGTGAAGGTTCGGCAAGACCCCGACACCCTGGCCATCTACGTGGACGTTGAAAGCAAGGACGGCATCCTGCCGCCTCAGGCCGAGCATGTGCGCATGCCCAACCTGAAGTCCTCATGGACGCTGCGCCCCTTGTCGCCCACGCGCACGGCTGTCGAGCTGGAAGGCCATGGTGACCCGGGTGGCGCCATCCCCACGGGGCTGGCCAATATGGTGGTGACCACGGTGCCGCGCCAGTCCATGGACAAGATGCGCCAGTACGTGATGAAGGCGCATTACGTGGACCCTGAAAAGCTGTACGCCCAGAGCCCGCCGCTGCGCCAGCTGGGCAAGCGCCTGGTGTTCCCGTCCTGA
- the rpe gene encoding ribulose-phosphate 3-epimerase, which produces MSRTFRIAPSILSADFARLGEEVRNVIDAGADWIHFDVMDNHYVPNLTFGPMVCQALRKHSVKADGTKVPIDVHLMVQPVDALAQAFAKSGADIITFHPDASAHVDRTLQLIKAEGCQAGLVFNPAMPIDVLEWVIDKVDVVLLMSVNPGFGGQSFIDSALRKAEKVRKLIDASGRDIRLEIDGGIKVDNIRRVADAGVDTFVAGSAIFGQPSYKGVIDAMREELAK; this is translated from the coding sequence ATGTCGCGCACCTTCCGCATCGCCCCCAGCATCCTGTCCGCCGACTTTGCCCGCCTGGGCGAGGAGGTTCGCAACGTGATCGACGCCGGCGCGGACTGGATCCACTTCGACGTGATGGACAACCACTATGTGCCCAACCTGACCTTCGGGCCCATGGTGTGCCAGGCGCTGCGCAAGCACTCGGTCAAGGCCGACGGCACCAAGGTGCCCATCGACGTGCACCTGATGGTGCAGCCGGTGGACGCCCTGGCCCAGGCCTTTGCCAAGTCCGGCGCGGACATCATCACCTTCCACCCCGACGCCAGCGCCCACGTGGACCGCACGCTGCAGCTGATCAAGGCCGAAGGCTGCCAGGCCGGCCTGGTGTTCAACCCCGCCATGCCCATCGACGTGCTGGAGTGGGTGATCGACAAGGTGGACGTGGTGCTCTTGATGAGCGTGAACCCCGGCTTTGGCGGCCAGAGCTTCATCGACAGCGCGCTGCGCAAGGCCGAGAAGGTGCGCAAGCTCATTGATGCCTCGGGCCGCGACATCCGCCTAGAGATCGACGGTGGCATCAAGGTGGACAACATCCGCCGCGTGGCCGATGCCGGTGTGGACACCTTCGTGGCCGGCAGCGCCATCTTCGGCCAGCCCAGCTACAAGGGCGTGATCGACGCGATGCGCGAAGAGCTGGCCAAATAA